The following proteins are encoded in a genomic region of Populus nigra chromosome 16, ddPopNigr1.1, whole genome shotgun sequence:
- the LOC133675299 gene encoding CBBY-like protein: MTAYFNKTGWPEKGPKSEEDRKEFIASLHKRKTELFMALIEKKLLPLRPGVAKLIDQALGKGVKVAVCSTSNEKAVSAIVSFLLGAERAEKIKIFAGDVVPRKKPDPAIYTLAANTLGVDPSSCVVVEDSAIGLAAAKAAGMKCIVTKSGYTADEDFLNADAVFDCIGDPPEECFDLAFCGSLLEKQYVS, encoded by the exons ATGACAGCCTACTTTAACAAGACTGGGTGGCCGGAAAAAGGTCCCAAGAGTGAAGAAGACAGAAAGGAATTTATAGCTTCACTTCATAAGCGAAAGACAGAGTTGTTCATGGCCCTTATTGAGAAGAAATTGTTACCTCTTCGACCAGGCGTTGCAAA GCTGATTGATCAGGCTCTCGGAAAAGGAGTAAAAGTTGCTGTCTGCAGCACTTCCAATGAGAAGGCG GTCTCCGCGATAGTTTCTTTTCTGCTGGGGGCTGAACGAGCAGaaaagatcaagatatttgCAGGAGATGTTGTTCCACGCAAAAAGCCTGATCCG GCCATTTATACATTAGCAGCCAACACTCTGGGTGTTGATCCTTCAAG CTGTGTAGTGGTGGAGGACAGTGCAATAGGTCTTGCAGCTGCCAAAGCTGCTGGAATGAAGTGTATAGTAACAAAGAGCGG TTACACAGCTGACGAGGACTTCTTAAATGCCGACGCGGTCTTTGATTGCATTGGGGATCCTCCAGAGGAGTGTTTCGACTTGGCCTTCTGTGGAAGTCTTCTTGAAAAGCAGTATGTCAGCTAG
- the LOC133675436 gene encoding uncharacterized protein LOC133675436 — MNTTIPKLPFIIKPFLLSLLLSLTVLIFIALQTPHHRKTTTPQQPNTISSKSGGGLRIRPGYSSYDEYIQRQLNKTLNPKLRQIWTTRDWERKVRVFAQFFESLKRRNLLLNNSKALSIGARVGQEVSALKSIGVNDSIGIDLVPYPPLVVKGDFHAQPFMNDTFDFEFSNVFDHALYPWKFVGEIERTLKPGGVCVVHVALSRRADKYSANDLYSVGPLVELFKDSKLVEVRKVDGFGLDTEVVFRKNKRRNI, encoded by the coding sequence ATGAACACCACCATTCCAAAACTACCTTTCATTATCAAACCCTTCCTTCTCTCCCTCTTGCTCTCTCTTACGGTCCTCATCTTCATTGCCTTACAAACTCCCCACCACCGCAAAACTACCACCCCACAACAACCAAACACCATCTCCTCAAAGAGCGGTGGTGGCCTTCGTATCCGGCCGGGGTATTCTTCTTACGATGAATACATTCAGCGACAACTCAACAAAACCTTAAACCCTAAACTCAGGCAGATATGGACAACACGGGATTGGGAGCGTAAAGTCCGCGTGTTTGCCCAGTTTTTTGAGTCTTTAAAGCGAAGAAACCTCTTGCTTAACAATTCAAAGGCATTATCGATCGGTGCTCGTGTGGGGCAAGAAGTGTCGGCTCTAAAAAGTATAGGCGTGAACGACTCGATCGGCATTGACTTGGTACCTTACCCGCCACTTGTAGTGAAAGGAGATTTCCATGCACAGCCTTTCATGAACGACACTTTCGATTTTGAGTTCTCTAATGTGTTTGATCATGCCTTGTATCCGTGGAAATTTGTTGGGGAGATCGAGCGGACGTTGAAGCCTGGTGGAGTTTGTGTTGTACACGTGGCGTTATCAAGACGGGCTGATAAATATTCAGCTAATGATTTGTATAGTGTGGGGCCATTGGTTGAGCTGTTCAAGGACTCCAAGTTGGTGGAGGTTCGGAAGGTTGACGGGTTTGGGCTTGATACTGAGGTGGTCTttaggaaaaacaaaaggagaaatatttaa
- the LOC133676081 gene encoding probable polygalacturonase At1g80170 — protein MAKYFLLRLVLFLGTAATSTQSRSCNQVYNVIDYGAVGDGDTDDTQAFKDAWKDACKSSSCSPIIQVPSGKSFLLQPLTFNGECKPDQIIFQIDGTMKAPSDPSDWKCQEHRYCKQWITFDEVDNLMIRGSGTMDGQGSTWWERHSSCKDHKHRDKRVCGRKPTGLVISNSQNVHLEGLTFKDSPQMHMAFERSEWVYASNLTIQAPGDSPNTDGIHLQHAKNIFIDYSRIMTGDDCISIGDGSSQINITRIACGPGHGISIGSLGIDGENETVEDVHVSDVVFTETTNGARIKTWQGGKGFARNVVFENIRSEGARNPIIIDQYYCDHKHCTDHSSAVKISSIRFENIYGTSHRKPAVNIACSKSVPCTDIVLSNIHLEAAGDGDGDGDEPFTYCANVQGHAMGHVFPPLTCLSSN, from the exons ATGGCAAAATATTTCTTGCTTCGTCTCGTTTTATTTCTTGGTACTGCAGCTACTTCAACTCAATCTCGAAGCTGTAATCAAGTTTACAATGTGATTGATTATGGAGCTGTTGGAGACGGGGATACTGATGATACCCag GCCTTCAAGGATGCATGGAAGGATGCGTGCAAGTCTTCATCATGCTCACCGATCATACAAGTTCCTAGTGGCAAATCATTCTTGCTCCAGCCCCTGACCTTCAATGGCGAATGCAAACCCGATCAGATTATTTTCCAG ATTGATGGAACGATGAAGGCACCAAGTGATCCCAGTGACTGGAAATGCCAAGAACACAGATATTGTAAGCAATGGATTACCTTTGATGAGGTTGATAACCTTATGATTCGTGGCTCCGGTACCATGGATGGTCAAGGATCAACATGGTGGGAACGTCATTCCTCTTGTAAAGATCACAAGCATAGAGATAAAAGA GTTTGCGGTAGAAAACCAACG gGTTTAGTAATATCAAATTCCCAGAATGTTCATCTCGAGGGCTTGACGTTCAAGGACAGTCCACAGATGCATATGGCTTTTGAGAGATCCGAGTGGGTGTATGCCTCTAACCTCACTATCCAAGCCCCTGGAGATAGCCCCAACACCGATGGAATTCATCTCCAGCATgccaaaaatatctttatagATTATAGTCGCATCATGACTG GTGATGATTGTATCTCGATCGGGGACGGTTCATCCCAAATTAATATTACCCGTATTGCATGTGGTCCGGGTCACGGAATAAG cATTGGGAGCCTAGGAATAGATGGAGAAAATGAGACAGTAGAAGATGTCCATGTTAGCGACGTTGTATTTACAGAAACTACAAATGGGGCCAGGATAAAGACTTGGCAG GGTGGAAAGGGGTTTGCTAGAAACGTTGTCTTCGAAAACATAAGGTCTGAGGGTGCAAGAAACCCTATAATTATCGACCAATATTATTGTGATCATAAACATTGCACAGATCAt AGTTCAGCAGTAAAGATTAGCAGCAttcgatttgaaaatatatatgggACATCCCACAGAAAACCCGCTGTGAATATCGCTTGCAGTAAGTCAGTGCCGTGCACTGATATCGTGCTCAGCA